The following proteins come from a genomic window of Oncorhynchus mykiss isolate Arlee chromosome 19, USDA_OmykA_1.1, whole genome shotgun sequence:
- the LOC118941457 gene encoding F-box/WD repeat-containing protein 7-like, protein MNQDLLSGGSRRGLGGRRGGPGAQRGNASSSARTPQGQQPGEEADEEEHMNRVVEDQEHQQSRVQPAASAGGEGVEEPWTSRENGPQGDGEEEDGGGVPNEVNGGVTKGGRWMWEAERRQQGGDDDEEEEEENNNSGSQQGEEEEERTEGGERTGRDEEDEEEMDQDSDDFEHSEESGREEEEEEEGEDGLHSPSLRSDVSVPNNNLDQSSGCQHQSSPIKKKSILSLLEPQTECE, encoded by the exons ATGAACCAGGATCTGCTGTCGGGGGGCAGCAGGCGGGGCCTGGGGGGCCGGCGAGGGGGCCCGGGGGCCCAGCGAGGTAACGCCTCCTCCTCGGCCCGGACGCCCCAGGGCCAGCAGCCTGGAGAGGAGGCCGACGAGGAGGAGCACATGAACCGGGTGGTGGAGGACCAAGAACACCAGCAGTCCAGAGTCCAGCCTGCGGCCTCGGCAGGGGGGGAAGGAGTGGAAGAACCGTGGACCTCCAGGGAGAATGGACCCCAGGGAgacggggaggaggaggatggaggaggagtacCCAACGAGGTGAACGGAGGAGTGACTAAGGGCGGCCGGTGGATGTGGGAGGCGGAGCGACGGCAACAGGGGGGGGATGacgacgaggaggaggaagaggagaacaaCAACAGTGGCAGccagcagggagaggaggaggaggaaaggacagagggaggagagcgaacggggagggatgaggaggacgaggaggagatgGACCAGGACAGTGATGACTTTGAGCATtcggaggagagtgggagggaggaggaagaggaggaggagggcgaggATGGCCTCCACTCACCCTCCCTCAGGAGTGATGTGTCTGTCCCCAACAACAACCTGGACCAGTCCTCGGGGTGCCAACACCAAAGCTCACCCATCAAGAAGAAG TCAATATTGTCTTTGCTGGAGCCACAAACGGAGTGTGAATGA